In the genome of Desulfuromonas sp. DDH964, one region contains:
- a CDS encoding phosphoribosylformylglycinamidine synthase subunit PurS: MPWRIVVGLKDGVRDARGERVKEEIRQHLGIALDGVRTLDVYTVDAQLTADELEQAAAGPFSDPVIQDYAVNAPLAHDFDMLIEVGYRPGVTDNAGRTAKEAIQYLTGRAFAAGEGVYTSVQYLLSGRISEETAEKIARGFLANELIQRWTIVPANRFDRSRGLPVSVPKVTGGAEPQVRKLDLNVSDAELLKISREGMLALNLEEMKAIQAHIADPAVQAQRAKVGLGAQLTDAELEALAQTWSEHCKHKIFAAKIEYTDENGANQVVDSLFKTFIVGATRDVRKAKGSRDFCLSVFKDNAGVIRFNDDWSLVFKVETHNSPSALDPYGGALTGIVGVNRDPFGTGRGARLIFNTDVFCFASPFYSKPLPPRLLHPRRIFEGVVEGVEHGGNKSGIPTVNGSIVFDERFAGKPLVYCGTAALMPAMLHGRPGHEKKALVGDRIVMTGGRIGKDGIHGATFSSEELHEGSPVTAVQIGDPITQRRMFDFLTIARDRGLYNSITDNGAGGLSSSVGEMAEDTGGFELHLDRAPLKYPGLQPWEILISEAQERMTVAVPPDKLDAFMTLAREMDVEATDLGQFTDSGFYHCLYRGEPVTYLSMEFLHEGVPQLVIPARWEEKAPPEPQLPQPLDLDATLQNLLARLNICSKESVVRRYDHEVQAGTVLKPLCGVDNDGPADGPVVRPLFDSFEGVVTTHGICPRYSDIDTYHMMACAIDEALRNFVAVGGNIEHVAGLDNFCWCDPVKSDKTPDGEYKAAQLVRANQALYDYCLAFGVPLISGKDSMKNDYQIGDTKISIPPTVLFSVIGKIDDVRKATTMDVKRVGDLVYILGLTRDELGGSEYYAMRGEVGRNVPRVDAASALARYRALNAAQAQGLVASCHDLSDGGLAVALAESAFAGGFGIQAELAQLPTEGVLRSDTLLFSESQSRLLVTVHPEQMAAFEALFAGQVCGLIGRVIAEPELLVFGCAGEIVVKAPLATLKEAWQRPLREL, encoded by the coding sequence ATGCCCTGGAGAATCGTGGTCGGCCTGAAAGACGGCGTGCGCGACGCGCGCGGTGAACGGGTCAAGGAAGAGATTCGCCAGCACCTCGGCATTGCCCTCGACGGGGTGCGGACGCTGGATGTCTACACGGTCGATGCGCAACTGACCGCCGACGAATTGGAGCAGGCGGCCGCCGGCCCCTTCTCCGATCCGGTGATCCAGGACTACGCGGTCAACGCGCCCCTGGCCCACGACTTCGACATGCTGATCGAGGTCGGCTATCGTCCCGGGGTGACCGACAACGCCGGACGCACCGCCAAGGAGGCGATCCAGTACCTCACCGGCCGGGCCTTTGCCGCCGGGGAGGGGGTCTATACCTCGGTGCAATACCTCCTCTCCGGCCGGATCAGCGAGGAGACGGCGGAGAAGATCGCCCGCGGCTTTCTTGCCAACGAACTGATCCAGCGCTGGACCATCGTTCCGGCGAACCGCTTCGATCGATCCAGGGGGTTGCCGGTCAGCGTGCCAAAAGTGACCGGCGGCGCCGAGCCGCAGGTGCGAAAGCTCGACCTTAACGTCTCCGATGCGGAGCTGCTGAAAATCTCCCGGGAGGGGATGCTCGCCCTCAACCTCGAAGAGATGAAGGCGATCCAGGCCCATATCGCCGACCCCGCTGTCCAGGCGCAGCGGGCCAAAGTCGGGCTCGGCGCCCAGCTCACCGACGCCGAACTCGAGGCCCTGGCCCAGACCTGGAGCGAACACTGCAAGCACAAGATCTTTGCCGCGAAGATTGAATACACCGATGAAAATGGCGCCAACCAGGTGGTCGATTCCCTCTTCAAGACCTTTATCGTCGGCGCTACCCGCGACGTGCGCAAGGCCAAGGGATCGCGGGATTTCTGCCTCTCGGTCTTCAAGGACAACGCCGGGGTTATCCGTTTCAACGACGACTGGTCGCTGGTCTTCAAGGTCGAAACCCACAACTCTCCTTCGGCGCTTGACCCCTACGGCGGCGCCCTGACCGGCATCGTCGGCGTCAACCGTGATCCTTTCGGGACCGGCCGCGGCGCCCGGCTGATCTTCAACACCGACGTCTTCTGTTTCGCCTCCCCCTTTTACAGCAAGCCGCTGCCGCCGCGCCTGCTGCACCCGCGGCGCATCTTCGAAGGGGTCGTCGAGGGGGTTGAGCACGGTGGCAACAAGAGCGGCATTCCGACCGTCAACGGATCGATCGTCTTTGACGAGCGTTTTGCCGGCAAGCCGCTGGTTTACTGCGGCACCGCCGCGCTGATGCCGGCGATGCTGCACGGCCGCCCCGGGCACGAGAAGAAGGCGCTGGTCGGCGACCGTATCGTCATGACCGGCGGACGCATCGGCAAGGATGGCATTCACGGCGCCACCTTCTCCTCCGAGGAGCTGCATGAAGGCTCCCCGGTCACCGCGGTGCAGATCGGCGATCCGATCACCCAGCGGCGGATGTTCGATTTTCTGACCATCGCCCGGGATCGCGGGCTTTATAATTCAATTACCGACAATGGCGCCGGCGGGCTCTCCTCCTCCGTTGGCGAGATGGCCGAGGATACCGGCGGCTTCGAACTTCATCTCGATCGCGCCCCCCTTAAGTATCCGGGCCTGCAGCCCTGGGAGATCCTGATTTCCGAGGCTCAGGAACGGATGACGGTGGCGGTTCCGCCCGACAAGCTCGATGCATTCATGACCCTCGCCCGGGAGATGGATGTCGAGGCGACCGATCTCGGCCAGTTCACCGATTCGGGGTTCTACCACTGCCTCTACCGGGGTGAGCCGGTCACCTACCTCTCCATGGAGTTTTTGCACGAAGGGGTCCCCCAGCTGGTGATCCCGGCGCGCTGGGAAGAGAAGGCGCCGCCAGAGCCCCAGCTCCCCCAGCCTCTCGACCTCGACGCCACCCTGCAGAACCTCCTCGCGCGGCTCAATATCTGTTCCAAGGAGAGCGTGGTGCGCCGTTACGACCACGAGGTCCAGGCCGGCACCGTGCTGAAACCCCTCTGCGGGGTCGATAATGACGGGCCGGCCGACGGACCGGTGGTGCGCCCCCTCTTCGATTCCTTCGAAGGGGTGGTGACGACCCATGGCATCTGCCCGCGTTACTCGGACATCGACACCTACCACATGATGGCCTGCGCCATCGACGAGGCGCTGCGCAATTTCGTCGCCGTCGGCGGCAATATCGAGCACGTTGCCGGTCTCGACAACTTCTGCTGGTGCGATCCGGTCAAGAGCGACAAGACGCCGGACGGTGAATACAAGGCGGCCCAGCTGGTGCGCGCCAACCAGGCGCTCTATGACTACTGCCTCGCCTTCGGCGTGCCGCTGATTTCCGGCAAGGACTCGATGAAGAACGACTACCAGATCGGCGACACCAAGATCTCGATTCCGCCGACCGTCCTCTTCTCGGTGATCGGCAAGATCGACGACGTGCGCAAGGCCACGACCATGGATGTCAAGCGCGTCGGTGATCTGGTCTACATCCTCGGCCTGACCCGCGATGAGCTGGGGGGGTCCGAATATTACGCGATGCGCGGTGAAGTTGGCCGCAACGTCCCCCGGGTCGACGCCGCCAGCGCGCTGGCGCGCTACCGGGCACTCAACGCCGCCCAGGCGCAGGGTTTGGTCGCCTCCTGCCACGATCTCTCCGACGGCGGTCTCGCTGTTGCCCTCGCTGAGAGCGCTTTTGCCGGCGGCTTCGGCATCCAGGCCGAACTGGCGCAGCTGCCGACGGAGGGTGTGCTGCGCAGCGACACCCTGCTCTTTTCCGAGTCGCAGAGCCGGCTGCTGGTGACCGTGCACCCGGAACAGATGGCCGCCTTCGAGGCGCTCTTTGCCGGGCAGGTCTGCGGCCTGATCGGCCGGGTCATCGCCGAGCCGGAGCTGCTGGTCTTCGGTTGCGCAGGGGAAATCGTGGTCAAGGCCCCGCTTGCCACCCTCAAAGAGGCCTGGCAACGGCCGCTCAGGGAGCTGTAA
- a CDS encoding phosphoribosylformylglycinamidine synthase subunit PurQ, giving the protein MSKQVRSIVIAGNGTNCEREVANACRLAGAEVADIVHIAELLAGRVELGSYHFLNFAGGFLDGDDLGSAKAGANRLTHARVAGGRENLAAQIGRFIADGKLIMGVCNGFQLMVKMGLLPGLDGDYRRQTTTLTFNDGGRFEDRWTYLAVDPASPCIYTRGLKGIYLPVRHGEGKFVAESPELLAQLAARHLTVLKYADRDFTPTMEYPLNPNGAQGAVAGLCDPSGRIFGLMPHPEAYVHRTHHPRWTREELPEEGMGLWLYQNAVSFIRQELL; this is encoded by the coding sequence ATGTCGAAACAGGTCCGTTCCATCGTCATCGCCGGCAACGGCACCAACTGTGAGCGCGAGGTCGCCAATGCCTGTCGCCTGGCCGGCGCCGAAGTGGCCGACATTGTTCATATCGCCGAACTGCTGGCCGGCCGGGTCGAACTCGGCAGCTACCATTTCCTCAATTTTGCCGGCGGATTCCTCGACGGCGACGACCTCGGCAGTGCCAAGGCTGGCGCCAATCGCCTGACCCACGCCCGGGTGGCTGGCGGCCGGGAGAACCTGGCCGCCCAGATCGGTCGCTTCATTGCCGACGGCAAACTCATCATGGGGGTCTGCAACGGTTTCCAGCTGATGGTCAAGATGGGACTTCTGCCCGGGCTGGACGGTGACTATCGGCGCCAGACTACTACCCTGACCTTCAACGACGGTGGTCGTTTCGAGGATCGCTGGACCTACCTCGCGGTCGATCCCGCATCGCCCTGCATCTACACCCGCGGCCTCAAGGGGATTTACCTCCCGGTGCGCCACGGCGAAGGAAAGTTCGTTGCCGAGAGTCCGGAACTGCTGGCGCAGCTCGCCGCCCGCCACCTCACGGTCCTCAAGTACGCCGATCGCGATTTTACTCCGACCATGGAGTACCCGCTGAATCCCAACGGTGCCCAAGGGGCGGTCGCCGGTCTCTGTGACCCGAGCGGGCGGATTTTCGGTCTGATGCCCCACCCGGAAGCCTATGTCCACCGTACCCATCATCCGCGCTGGACCCGCGAGGAGTTGCCGGAGGAGGGGATGGGGCTGTGGCTCTACCAGAACGCGGTCTCTTTTATCCGCCAGGAACTCCTCTGA
- the purF gene encoding amidophosphoribosyltransferase, which produces MFDKFQDECGVFGIFGHPEAANLTYLGLYALQHRGQESCGIVASDGAKLRAYKGMGLVADVFKRDAIFDELSGRSAIGHVRYSTAGGNDFKNCQPIMVDYHRGSIAVAHNGNLVNAQEVRNELEQSGSIFSTIADTETIIHLLARAQCDSLPDRITEALMRVKGAYSLVFLTETRMVAVRDPNGFRPLALGRLDGAYVVASETCAFDLIEAEFIREIEPGEMILIDKNGMQSFHPFGEKVAPSPCIFEFIYFSRPDSTIFGKQVYGVRKEFGRVLAREHAVEADVVIPIPDSGVPAAIGYAEESGIPFQLGLIRNHYVGRTFIEPQQSIRHFGVKIKLNPVREVIEGKRVVVVDDSLVRGTTARKIIKMIRNAGAAEVHMRVSSPPTSFPCYYGIDTPTRKELISSSHTVEEINRYITADSLGYLSREGMRAAAGAPEGSPGHFCDACFSGQYPVKFPRLKADSQLGLF; this is translated from the coding sequence ATGTTCGATAAATTCCAGGATGAATGCGGAGTTTTCGGGATCTTCGGCCACCCCGAGGCTGCCAACCTCACCTACCTGGGGCTCTACGCCCTGCAGCACCGCGGCCAGGAGAGCTGCGGCATCGTTGCCTCGGATGGAGCCAAGCTGCGCGCCTACAAGGGGATGGGCCTGGTCGCCGATGTCTTCAAGCGGGACGCCATTTTTGACGAACTTTCCGGTCGCAGCGCTATCGGCCATGTCCGCTACTCGACGGCGGGCGGCAACGATTTCAAGAACTGCCAGCCGATCATGGTCGACTACCATCGCGGTTCCATCGCCGTGGCCCATAACGGCAATCTGGTGAACGCCCAGGAGGTCCGCAACGAGCTCGAGCAGTCGGGGTCGATCTTTTCGACGATTGCGGACACCGAAACGATCATCCACCTTCTCGCTCGCGCCCAGTGCGACTCCCTGCCGGACCGGATCACCGAAGCCTTGATGCGCGTCAAGGGCGCCTACAGCCTGGTCTTCCTTACCGAGACCCGCATGGTGGCCGTCCGCGATCCCAACGGTTTCCGGCCGCTGGCGCTCGGACGGCTCGACGGCGCCTACGTGGTGGCTTCCGAGACCTGCGCGTTCGATCTGATCGAGGCCGAGTTCATCCGCGAGATCGAGCCGGGGGAGATGATCCTGATCGACAAGAACGGGATGCAGTCTTTTCATCCTTTCGGCGAGAAGGTCGCGCCGTCCCCCTGCATCTTCGAGTTCATCTACTTCTCCCGACCCGACAGTACCATCTTCGGCAAGCAGGTCTATGGTGTGCGCAAGGAGTTCGGCCGCGTACTGGCCCGGGAACATGCGGTCGAGGCGGATGTCGTCATCCCGATCCCCGACTCCGGGGTGCCGGCGGCTATCGGGTATGCGGAAGAGTCGGGGATTCCCTTCCAGCTCGGGTTGATCCGCAACCACTATGTCGGCCGCACCTTCATCGAACCGCAGCAGTCGATTCGCCACTTCGGGGTCAAGATCAAGCTCAACCCGGTGCGTGAGGTGATCGAGGGGAAGCGTGTCGTGGTGGTGGATGATTCCCTGGTGCGCGGTACCACGGCGCGCAAGATCATCAAGATGATCCGCAACGCCGGCGCCGCCGAGGTCCACATGCGCGTCTCCAGTCCGCCGACCTCCTTCCCCTGCTATTACGGCATCGACACGCCGACCCGAAAAGAACTGATTTCTTCCAGCCATACCGTTGAGGAGATCAACCGCTATATTACGGCGGACAGTCTCGGCTATCTCAGCAGGGAAGGGATGCGCGCCGCCGCCGGTGCTCCGGAAGGGAGTCCCGGGCATTTCTGCGACGCCTGCTTCAGCGGCCAGTACCCGGTCAAGTTCCCGCGCCTCAAGGCGGACAGTCAACTCGGGCTGTTTTAG
- the pyrE gene encoding orotate phosphoribosyltransferase yields the protein MTREERSELMEIVRELSYEEREVTLASGRKSNFYFDGKQTCLHARGGLLVGKAFWQEVKEFEGPIHGVGGLTLGADPIATATSIAATLEGTNVHAFIIRKEPKGHGTGQWLEGRKNLPPGSRVVIVEDVTTTGGSSMKAVERARSEGLEVVGIVTLVDREEGARENIEGAGQQLRSVFTRTQVVGK from the coding sequence ATGACCCGGGAAGAACGCAGCGAACTGATGGAAATCGTCCGCGAACTGTCCTACGAGGAACGGGAGGTGACCCTCGCCTCGGGACGCAAGAGTAATTTTTACTTCGATGGCAAGCAGACCTGCCTGCACGCCAGGGGGGGGCTGCTGGTCGGCAAGGCCTTCTGGCAGGAAGTAAAGGAGTTTGAAGGTCCGATTCATGGCGTCGGCGGTCTGACCCTCGGCGCCGACCCGATTGCGACCGCCACTTCCATTGCGGCCACCCTTGAAGGTACCAATGTCCATGCCTTCATCATCCGCAAAGAGCCGAAAGGGCATGGGACCGGGCAGTGGCTGGAAGGGCGCAAGAATCTGCCGCCCGGAAGCCGGGTCGTCATTGTGGAAGATGTCACCACCACCGGCGGGTCTTCGATGAAGGCGGTCGAGCGGGCCCGGTCCGAGGGCCTTGAGGTCGTCGGCATCGTTACCCTGGTCGATCGGGAAGAAGGGGCTCGCGAAAATATCGAGGGAGCGGGGCAGCAGCTGCGCTCCGTCTTCACCCGGACCCAGGTGGTCGGAAAATAG
- a CDS encoding HEAT repeat domain-containing protein — protein MSIYSVLPRFRRHTRSPLWLFLLLFVTFGAVTPGEGAWYDQYGISSKGALTSPASVPGLTNALGSRDANVRKSAAQYLGKIGPAARDALPTLIGMIGSEPHPRVRGEIIVAVSRIDLTPEAVSAMLVALTDKDANIRKATLVALTRSDYRGSDFVAAVEKMANSDAHSKVRALAAKTLPSLQSGPTTPGIGSSGGGAIAGSLPRTTKENRYGVAVIIGNRYYSNNNKDVPNVEYAYNDAQAMYEYVTQTLGFREGNIIYLKDATQADLVSTFGTKDNPKGKLFDWVRPGQSDIFIYYSGHGAPGLSNGQGYLLPVDGNPLKVELNGYPLDTFYANMAKIQGRSTTIILDACFSGVSSNGAVVRNASSISLKLVDTKPTLTKGTTVLTAAGMSEVASWDPESEHGLFTSYFLKGIQGEADEGDYGNGDGIITVGEMKKFLQEEVTYNARRLYGRDQNPQISGNAAQVIYGD, from the coding sequence ATGTCTATCTATTCAGTATTACCGCGTTTTCGGCGCCACACCAGGTCCCCCCTCTGGCTCTTTCTCCTGCTGTTTGTGACCTTCGGGGCAGTCACCCCGGGGGAGGGGGCCTGGTACGACCAGTACGGCATCTCTTCCAAGGGGGCCCTGACCTCTCCGGCCTCAGTCCCCGGGCTGACCAATGCTCTTGGCAGCCGGGACGCCAACGTACGCAAGTCGGCAGCCCAGTACCTCGGTAAAATCGGTCCGGCGGCCCGTGATGCGCTGCCGACCCTGATCGGTATGATTGGCTCCGAACCCCACCCCCGGGTACGCGGTGAGATCATCGTTGCGGTTTCAAGGATCGACCTCACCCCCGAGGCGGTTTCGGCGATGCTGGTGGCGTTGACCGACAAGGATGCCAATATCCGCAAGGCGACCCTGGTCGCCCTGACCCGATCCGACTATCGGGGGAGTGATTTTGTTGCCGCGGTCGAAAAGATGGCGAATAGCGATGCCCACAGCAAGGTCCGGGCGCTGGCCGCCAAAACGTTGCCGTCGCTGCAGAGTGGGCCTACTACCCCCGGGATCGGCAGCAGTGGCGGCGGCGCCATCGCCGGCAGTTTGCCGCGCACCACCAAGGAAAACCGTTACGGTGTCGCTGTCATCATCGGCAACCGCTATTATTCAAACAATAACAAGGACGTTCCTAACGTCGAATATGCCTACAATGATGCCCAGGCAATGTATGAATACGTCACCCAGACCCTCGGTTTTCGCGAGGGGAATATCATTTACCTGAAGGACGCCACTCAAGCCGACCTGGTCAGCACCTTCGGCACCAAGGACAATCCCAAGGGAAAACTCTTCGACTGGGTTCGTCCCGGCCAATCGGATATCTTCATTTACTACTCCGGCCACGGGGCGCCGGGACTCTCCAACGGGCAGGGGTACCTGTTGCCGGTGGACGGTAATCCGCTGAAGGTCGAGCTCAACGGCTATCCTCTCGATACCTTCTACGCCAACATGGCCAAGATCCAGGGGCGCTCCACCACCATTATCCTCGACGCCTGCTTTTCCGGGGTCTCCTCCAACGGTGCGGTGGTGCGCAACGCCTCCTCGATCTCCCTTAAACTGGTAGATACCAAACCAACTCTTACCAAGGGGACCACGGTGCTGACTGCCGCCGGAATGTCCGAGGTCGCCTCCTGGGATCCCGAATCGGAGCATGGGCTCTTTACCAGTTATTTCCTCAAGGGAATTCAGGGGGAGGCAGATGAAGGGGACTACGGTAATGGGGACGGTATCATCACTGTCGGCGAAATGAAGAAGTTCCTCCAGGAAGAGGTAACCTACAATGCCCGGCGCCTCTACGGGCGGGACCAGAACCCGCAAATTTCCGGGAATGCTGCGCAGGTCATCTACGGCGACTGA
- a CDS encoding DUF4384 domain-containing protein, whose protein sequence is MTVFPANFRIGRRWWLLAGLLLLAGCAPATPDPTPRRPAGTPAVEGRVATEYTMIDATAPEMPEWTLAIPDDANGVHYLVALSEHHASEQDARETAMKNARLQYAQYTGVEVSEVDEVIRSMYGASSSVLDPTVAGRNQTTQNTDAEVSRIKAKQWYRQTFQATRGGVSQGLVYKYYVLVSVPTDEIERVQQWRRSRQANKLQAQKRLEEQAERELTELLDGHRQKLQEIDRKQATGDLVTTLVLIKTESDRLGRAVAQFESRGDVYARRTATLSEAQKGTLERVARLRSSLVIDVGHCSSVCILDSAPGYVIPVWVWTRNPGQVEAVSGLPLLLSDPAGKVVGRATTSATGKAEFSLPVLAPGRYRVTIDTSSGQLSTLDPELIRGFEAVENSLQAVTTTSDFDGAIQNAVNQLFTGPGHLPPPVEKVILGPVTFATSREGSELALAIQRQLRLNITRINGLTVLEPKPRDAQVVAQAVTRGIALSSDQPVGNKGAAPTVGSPSIQAIIDGAQAALESTYTVNGDKVLLDLTLREAGTDRLLAATGVSIPTSAIPVGLQWRPLQIREEVAPLVEPVGGAIHLQVASHLGDGQTFQEGDVISWFVSADRDAYILLIYEDAARNLIQILPNRYSGDGHFPAGRFLQIPSARDRFEFTITSPFGREKIWAFASVTPFPKLAAAELENGLYLLREDLPTIVRRLRSAGKAAGNFYGEAQAMITTVASR, encoded by the coding sequence ATGACAGTTTTTCCCGCAAATTTCAGAATCGGGCGGCGCTGGTGGCTACTTGCCGGATTGCTGCTGCTGGCCGGCTGCGCGCCTGCAACCCCTGACCCGACACCTCGGCGGCCTGCTGGAACTCCAGCCGTAGAAGGACGGGTTGCGACCGAATACACCATGATCGATGCGACCGCACCGGAAATGCCGGAATGGACTCTTGCGATTCCTGACGATGCGAATGGTGTGCATTACCTGGTTGCCCTGTCGGAACACCATGCTTCGGAACAGGATGCCCGGGAAACCGCGATGAAGAACGCCCGTCTCCAGTACGCGCAATATACCGGTGTCGAGGTGAGTGAAGTCGATGAGGTCATTCGCTCCATGTACGGGGCATCGAGTTCCGTTCTCGACCCGACCGTCGCCGGACGTAACCAGACCACCCAGAATACCGATGCCGAAGTCAGCCGGATCAAAGCGAAGCAGTGGTACCGGCAGACCTTCCAGGCTACCCGGGGCGGGGTTTCCCAGGGGCTGGTCTACAAATACTATGTGCTGGTCTCGGTGCCGACCGACGAAATCGAAAGGGTTCAGCAATGGCGACGTTCCCGCCAGGCGAATAAGCTTCAGGCGCAGAAACGGCTTGAGGAACAGGCGGAGCGGGAGCTGACGGAACTGCTCGATGGGCATCGCCAGAAGTTACAGGAGATCGACCGCAAGCAGGCGACCGGCGACCTGGTAACCACCCTGGTTTTGATCAAAACGGAAAGTGATCGCCTCGGTCGCGCGGTGGCACAATTTGAAAGTCGGGGCGATGTCTATGCCCGGCGCACTGCCACCCTGAGCGAGGCGCAAAAGGGAACCCTGGAGCGGGTGGCGCGGCTGCGCAGTTCGCTGGTAATCGATGTCGGTCACTGCAGCAGCGTCTGTATCCTCGATTCGGCCCCGGGGTACGTTATCCCGGTCTGGGTATGGACCAGGAACCCGGGCCAGGTCGAGGCGGTTTCCGGCCTCCCCCTGCTCCTCTCCGATCCGGCAGGAAAAGTGGTGGGGCGTGCGACGACCAGCGCTACCGGCAAAGCAGAATTCAGCCTCCCGGTCCTCGCCCCCGGGCGGTACCGGGTGACCATCGATACTTCCAGCGGCCAGCTCTCCACCCTCGACCCGGAACTGATCCGCGGTTTTGAAGCTGTCGAAAACAGCCTGCAGGCCGTGACGACCACCAGTGATTTCGATGGCGCCATCCAGAACGCCGTTAACCAGCTCTTCACTGGTCCCGGGCATCTGCCGCCGCCGGTCGAGAAGGTTATCCTCGGCCCGGTGACCTTCGCCACGAGCCGCGAAGGGAGCGAGCTCGCTTTGGCCATCCAACGCCAGCTGCGGCTCAACATTACCCGAATCAACGGATTGACGGTTCTCGAACCGAAACCCCGGGATGCCCAGGTGGTGGCCCAGGCCGTGACGCGGGGCATTGCCCTGAGTTCTGACCAGCCTGTGGGGAATAAGGGTGCCGCTCCGACCGTCGGGTCACCGTCGATCCAGGCGATAATTGACGGTGCCCAGGCCGCCCTCGAATCGACCTACACTGTCAACGGGGACAAGGTTCTGCTCGATTTGACCTTGCGGGAAGCCGGTACCGACCGGCTGCTGGCGGCGACCGGAGTGTCGATCCCCACCTCGGCAATTCCGGTCGGACTGCAATGGAGGCCACTGCAGATCCGGGAAGAGGTGGCGCCCCTGGTCGAACCTGTCGGAGGCGCCATTCACCTGCAGGTCGCTTCCCATCTCGGCGATGGCCAGACCTTCCAGGAAGGGGACGTGATTTCCTGGTTCGTCAGCGCTGACCGGGATGCCTATATCCTTTTGATCTACGAAGACGCTGCCCGGAACCTGATCCAGATTCTGCCCAATCGCTACTCCGGGGACGGACATTTCCCGGCCGGGCGGTTTCTGCAGATTCCCTCGGCCAGGGATCGTTTCGAGTTCACGATCACCAGCCCCTTCGGGCGGGAAAAGATCTGGGCCTTTGCCTCGGTCACCCCTTTCCCAAAACTCGCCGCGGCTGAGCTCGAAAACGGCCTCTACTTGTTGCGGGAAGATTTGCCGACCATTGTTCGTCGCCTGCGCAGTGCCGGCAAGGCCGCCGGTAATTTTTACGGTGAAGCCCAGGCAATGATTACTACTGTGGCTTCACGTTGA
- a CDS encoding FecR family protein: protein MIRYLSLLLIFCALPALAAEPLGQVESVSGKVLFYPQGRVRGETLRQPGARLGAGDSLTTQRGGESRLAFVDGNRMILTENSTLLVKGRDAAEVKTGMVLLDIRKRGELKGFEVSSATVTIGVRGTRFAVSNADGRVAVHLKEGKLAVKSASGGFQKHRDGDFADQFQQMKDDLRQRFDADRERMQAQFDAAREHMAAGDIEFVEQIELEEGSSLTIEGNEAWVTPLGSDLDAEFARFENF, encoded by the coding sequence ATGATCCGCTATCTTTCGTTGCTATTGATCTTTTGTGCCCTTCCTGCCCTGGCCGCGGAACCCCTCGGCCAGGTCGAGAGTGTTAGCGGCAAGGTCCTTTTCTACCCGCAGGGTCGGGTTCGCGGCGAGACCTTGCGTCAACCCGGGGCCAGACTGGGGGCAGGGGACTCGCTGACGACCCAGCGCGGTGGCGAGTCCAGACTCGCATTCGTCGATGGTAACCGGATGATCCTGACCGAAAATTCAACCCTCCTGGTCAAGGGCCGGGATGCCGCCGAGGTCAAGACCGGCATGGTGCTGCTCGATATCCGGAAACGGGGAGAGCTCAAGGGGTTTGAGGTCAGCAGCGCCACGGTCACCATCGGCGTTCGCGGTACCCGCTTCGCCGTTAGCAATGCGGACGGTCGGGTCGCCGTTCATCTCAAGGAAGGAAAACTGGCGGTAAAGTCGGCCAGCGGTGGCTTTCAGAAACATCGCGACGGGGACTTCGCCGATCAGTTCCAGCAGATGAAGGATGACCTGCGCCAGCGTTTCGACGCCGATCGGGAACGGATGCAGGCCCAGTTCGACGCTGCCCGCGAGCATATGGCGGCAGGGGATATCGAATTCGTCGAGCAGATCGAACTCGAGGAGGGGAGCAGCCTTACCATCGAAGGGAACGAGGCCTGGGTGACCCCTCTCGGAAGCGACCTTGATGCCGAGTTCGCCCGCTTCGAGAATTTCTAG